One window of Candidatus Auribacterota bacterium genomic DNA carries:
- a CDS encoding GxxExxY protein, translating into MNADEHKVVEALDKAHRAQLLNYLKIAGPRVGLLLNFALPRLEYERLIL; encoded by the coding sequence ATAAACGCAGATGAACACAAGGTTGTAGAAGCCCTGGACAAGGCACACCGCGCACAGCTGTTAAACTATTTGAAAATTGCCGGCCCCAGGGTTGGGTTGCTTCTCAATTTTGCATTACCAAGACTGGAATACGAAAGATTAATACTTTGA
- a CDS encoding DUF2062 domain-containing protein, whose protein sequence is MTLSMREKLSGLLRSHSSNHEIALGLAVGMFVSFFPIYGPQMLACLVIVLIFRRLNRIAVFIGVQFSWLYPLVVYCDYQVGRLIMPGEHPPISMSDFQGKGFAHVVALVKRLFPLLLAGSLVAGAIAAVLTYGVAMALLAKYRTQSTESTDIHR, encoded by the coding sequence GTGACACTATCTATGAGGGAGAAGCTCTCCGGTCTGTTGCGCAGCCATTCATCGAACCACGAGATCGCCCTCGGACTCGCCGTCGGCATGTTCGTGAGCTTCTTCCCGATCTACGGCCCGCAGATGCTCGCCTGCCTGGTGATCGTCCTGATATTTCGAAGGCTGAACAGGATCGCGGTCTTCATCGGCGTTCAGTTCTCGTGGCTCTACCCGCTCGTCGTGTACTGTGACTATCAGGTGGGCCGCCTGATCATGCCGGGGGAGCATCCCCCCATCAGCATGTCCGATTTTCAGGGGAAGGGCTTCGCACACGTCGTCGCACTGGTGAAACGGCTGTTCCCGCTCCTCCTCGCGGGGAGCCTCGTCGCCGGAGCTATTGCGGCAGTGCTGACCTACGGCGTCGCTATGGCATTGCTGGCAAAGTACCGGACGCAATCAACGGAATCCACAGATATACACAGATAA